From Phycodurus eques isolate BA_2022a chromosome 1, UOR_Pequ_1.1, whole genome shotgun sequence, one genomic window encodes:
- the nfkbiz gene encoding NF-kappa-B inhibitor zeta, with protein MLPYAYLPGHEPHPAPECTLTLFQWQIKQEACRYDGISPELLSLQDADGDTCLHIAVAQGRRALVYMLSSKLANCGALEVKERHGQTPLHIAAAANQHLIVGDLLVHGANIHTRDSWGRSPLHVCAAKGFYLCLQSIWKTFSGCLQAIDTEIFNYDGLTPLHLAVLSHNAVENEWRRMAHTCTRDQDQYQQRKQMYVLCVEALLNMGASCGTADLKSGRTCLHMAAEEANRQLLTIFLKQSSGLSSLNNKTFSGNTALHIVSSLQNYPTQLEAVKMLMIGGADPTARNLENELPWHLAHGGPAGASDPERKALMRPKSAPEQNRTLSVRQSNVNICPHEADVGRFSETNHCDVILNEQM; from the exons ATGCTTCCTTATGCGTACCTGCCTGGTCATGAGCCACACCCAGCTCCAGAGTGTACGCTCACATTATTTCAGTGGCAGATCAAGCAGGAAGCGTGCAGGTATGATGGCATCTCTCCCGAGTTGCTGAGCTTGCAGGACGCGGACGGCGACAC ATGTCTTCACATAGCTGTGGCTCAAGGCCGAAGGGCTCTGGTGTACATGCTGTCTTCCAAGCTGGCCAACTGTGGCGCTTTGGAGGTGAAGGAGCGACACGGACAG ACGCCGCTTCACATCgctgcagcagccaatcaacaCCTAATTGTCGGTGACCTGCTGGTGCACGGCGCAAACATCCACACCAGAGACTCATGGGGCCGCTCGCCTCTACACGTTTGCGCTGCGAAAGGATTCTACCTTTGTCTACAG AGCATCTGGAAGACTTTCTCAGGATGTTTACAGGCAATTGATACCGAAATATTCAATTATGACg GTCTAACTCCGCTTCATCTTGCTGTATTGTCTCACAATGCTGTTGAAAATGAGTGGAGGAGAATGGCTCATACTTGTACCAGGGACCAGGACCAGTACCAGCAAAGGAAACAAATGTATGTTCTATGTGTGGAGGCCCTGCTGAACATGGGCGCCTCCTGTGGGACTGCG GACTTAAAAAGTGGACGGACATGTTTGCACATGGCCGCTGAAGAGGCCAATCGACAGCTGTTGACGATCTTCCTCAAGCAGTCGTCTGGGTTGAGCAGTCTGAACAACAAG ACATTCAGCGGCAACACGGCCCTGCACATCGTCAGCTCCTTACAAAACTATCCCACTCAGCTGGAAGCAGTGAAGATGCTGATGATAGGAGGAGCCGACCCCACAGCAAGAAACTTGGAGAATGAGCTTCCCTGGCACCTGGCACATGGAGGACCCGCTG GTGCGTCGGATCCTGAGAGGAAAGCGTTGATGAGGCCTAAAAGTGCtccagaacagaacagaacactGTCAGTTAGACAGTCTAACGTAAATATTTGCCCTCACGAGGCAGATGTTGGTCGTTTCAGTGAAACAAATCATTGTGATGTAATACTCAATGAGCAAATGTAG
- the gk gene encoding glycerol kinase isoform X1, whose amino-acid sequence MIGTMAGSSHRVMLGPLVAAIDQGTSSTRFLVFNSKTAELLSHHQVEIKQSFPKEGWVEEDPKEILQSVYECMERTCEKLTQLNIDISNIKAIGVTNQRETTVVWDKETGEPLYNAIVWLDLRTQSTVESLISKTPGRNKNHLKHKTGLPISTYFSAVKLRWLMDNVDEVHKAVLSHRAMFGTVDSWLIWCLTGGKLGGVHCTDVTNASRTMLFNIHTMDWDPELCKYFGIPMEILPRVRSSSEIYGLMKICSNWKSGALSGIPISGCLGDQSAALVGQMCFQDGQAKNTYGTGCFLLRNTGPKPVMSDHGLLTTVAYKLGRDKPACYALEGSVAIAGAVVRWLQDNLGIIGSSEELEKLAASVGTSYGCYFVPAFSGLYAPYWEPSARGVICGLTQFTNKSHLAFAALEAVCFQTREILDAMNQDSGIPLTQLQVDGGMTSNRLLMQLQADILCIPVVKPSMPETTALGAAMAAGAAEGLSVWSLNPDDLSEVTSEKFDPQINPEESEFRYARWKKAVQKSMNWETTELPSNGNGENSIFSSVPLGFYIMGSMLMLIGANYIAGHN is encoded by the exons ATGATCGGCACCATGGCTGGGTCCTCACACCGCGTAATGCTCGGACCGCTGGTTGCTGCCATCGACCAGGGCACCAGCTCCACACGGTTCTTG GTGTTCAATTCCAAAACGGCAGAACTCCTCAGCCACCACCAGGTGGAAATCAAACAGAGCTTCCCCAAAGAAGG ATGGGTAGAGGAGGACCCAAAAGAAATCTTGCAGTCTGTGTATGAGTGCATGGAGCGCACATGTGAAAAGCTCACGCAACTCAACATTGACATCTCAAATATTAAAG CAATTGGAGTGACCAACCAAAGAGAAACAACAGTTGTTTGGGACAAAGAAACAGGAGAGCCCCTGTACAATGCAATag TTTGGCTTGACCTGCGGACTCAGTCAACAGTTGAGAGTCTGATCAGCAAAACACCAGGGAGGAACAAAAACCACTTGAAG CATAAAACGGGCCTCCCCATCAGCACTTATTTCAGTGCAGTGAAACTTCGATGGTTGATGGACAATGTGGATGAAGTTCACAAAGCTGTGCTTTCTCACCGCGCCATGTTTGGCACTGTGGATTCTTGGCTCATTTGG TGTTTAACCGGAGGCAAGTTAGGAGGGGTCCACTGCACAGATGTGACCAACGCCAGTAGAACCATGTTGTTCAATATTCACACCATGGACTgggacccagagctctgcaa ATATTTTGGTATTCCAATGGAGATTCTCCCCCGAGTGAGAAGTTCTTCAGAAATCTATGGCCTCATG AAAATATGTTCTAACTGG AAATCAGGAGCGCTCTCTGGTATTCCCATTTCAGGG TGTCTTGGGGATCAGTCAGCAGCATTGGTTGGACAGATGTGCTTCCAGGATGGGCAAGCTAAAAACAC tTATGGAACGGGCTGCTTTTTGCTGCGCAACACTGGACCCAAG CCAGTAATGTCTGACCATGGGCTTCTGACCACCGTGGCCTACAAACTGGGTCGAGACAAACCCGCCTGCTATGCATTAGAG GGTTCTGTGGCCATAGCAGGAGCTGTGGTCCGTTGGCTGCAGGACAATCTTGGCATTATTGGCTCTTCCGAAGAGCTTG AGAAGTTGGCCGCATCTGTTGGGACATCCTATGGGTGTTACTTTGTTCCTGCCTTTTCGGGCCTTTATGCACCGTACTGGGAGCCCAGCGCGAGAGG GGTCATTTGTGGGTTAACACAGTTCACCAATAAGAGTCACCTTGCATTTGCTGCACTAGAAGCAGTCTGCTTTCAAACACGGGAG ATCTTggacgccatgaatcaggacAGCGGCATCCCACTCACTCAGCTGCAGGTGGATGGAGGAATGACGTCCAACAGGCTGCTGATGCAGCTGCAGGCGGACATTCTCTGCATCCCTGTTG TGAAGCCATCCATGCCAGAGACCACCGCTCTGGGGGCAGCGATGGCGGCCGGTGCAGCAGAGGGGCTGAGCGTGTGGAGTCTGAACCCGGACGACCTGAGTGAAGTGACGTCGGAGAAGTTTGATCCGCAGATCAACCCTGAAG AGAGTGAGTTCCGATATGCACGGTGGAAGAAAGCCGTTCAGAAATCTATGAACTGGGAGACCACAGagctgccatctaatggaaatG GTGAAAACAGCATCTTCAGCAGTGTCCCACTGGGCTTCTACATCATGGGCAGCATGCTGATGCTGATTGGAGCCAATTACATTGCAG GTCACAACTAG
- the gk gene encoding glycerol kinase isoform X3, whose translation MIGTMAGSSHRVMLGPLVAAIDQGTSSTRFLVFNSKTAELLSHHQVEIKQSFPKEGWVEEDPKEILQSVYECMERTCEKLTQLNIDISNIKAIGVTNQRETTVVWDKETGEPLYNAIVWLDLRTQSTVESLISKTPGRNKNHLKCLTGGKLGGVHCTDVTNASRTMLFNIHTMDWDPELCKYFGIPMEILPRVRSSSEIYGLMKICSNWKSGALSGIPISGCLGDQSAALVGQMCFQDGQAKNTYGTGCFLLRNTGPKPVMSDHGLLTTVAYKLGRDKPACYALEGSVAIAGAVVRWLQDNLGIIGSSEELEKLAASVGTSYGCYFVPAFSGLYAPYWEPSARGVICGLTQFTNKSHLAFAALEAVCFQTREILDAMNQDSGIPLTQLQVDGGMTSNRLLMQLQADILCIPVVKPSMPETTALGAAMAAGAAEGLSVWSLNPDDLSEVTSEKFDPQINPEESEFRYARWKKAVQKSMNWETTELPSNGNGENSIFSSVPLGFYIMGSMLMLIGANYIAGHN comes from the exons ATGATCGGCACCATGGCTGGGTCCTCACACCGCGTAATGCTCGGACCGCTGGTTGCTGCCATCGACCAGGGCACCAGCTCCACACGGTTCTTG GTGTTCAATTCCAAAACGGCAGAACTCCTCAGCCACCACCAGGTGGAAATCAAACAGAGCTTCCCCAAAGAAGG ATGGGTAGAGGAGGACCCAAAAGAAATCTTGCAGTCTGTGTATGAGTGCATGGAGCGCACATGTGAAAAGCTCACGCAACTCAACATTGACATCTCAAATATTAAAG CAATTGGAGTGACCAACCAAAGAGAAACAACAGTTGTTTGGGACAAAGAAACAGGAGAGCCCCTGTACAATGCAATag TTTGGCTTGACCTGCGGACTCAGTCAACAGTTGAGAGTCTGATCAGCAAAACACCAGGGAGGAACAAAAACCACTTGAAG TGTTTAACCGGAGGCAAGTTAGGAGGGGTCCACTGCACAGATGTGACCAACGCCAGTAGAACCATGTTGTTCAATATTCACACCATGGACTgggacccagagctctgcaa ATATTTTGGTATTCCAATGGAGATTCTCCCCCGAGTGAGAAGTTCTTCAGAAATCTATGGCCTCATG AAAATATGTTCTAACTGG AAATCAGGAGCGCTCTCTGGTATTCCCATTTCAGGG TGTCTTGGGGATCAGTCAGCAGCATTGGTTGGACAGATGTGCTTCCAGGATGGGCAAGCTAAAAACAC tTATGGAACGGGCTGCTTTTTGCTGCGCAACACTGGACCCAAG CCAGTAATGTCTGACCATGGGCTTCTGACCACCGTGGCCTACAAACTGGGTCGAGACAAACCCGCCTGCTATGCATTAGAG GGTTCTGTGGCCATAGCAGGAGCTGTGGTCCGTTGGCTGCAGGACAATCTTGGCATTATTGGCTCTTCCGAAGAGCTTG AGAAGTTGGCCGCATCTGTTGGGACATCCTATGGGTGTTACTTTGTTCCTGCCTTTTCGGGCCTTTATGCACCGTACTGGGAGCCCAGCGCGAGAGG GGTCATTTGTGGGTTAACACAGTTCACCAATAAGAGTCACCTTGCATTTGCTGCACTAGAAGCAGTCTGCTTTCAAACACGGGAG ATCTTggacgccatgaatcaggacAGCGGCATCCCACTCACTCAGCTGCAGGTGGATGGAGGAATGACGTCCAACAGGCTGCTGATGCAGCTGCAGGCGGACATTCTCTGCATCCCTGTTG TGAAGCCATCCATGCCAGAGACCACCGCTCTGGGGGCAGCGATGGCGGCCGGTGCAGCAGAGGGGCTGAGCGTGTGGAGTCTGAACCCGGACGACCTGAGTGAAGTGACGTCGGAGAAGTTTGATCCGCAGATCAACCCTGAAG AGAGTGAGTTCCGATATGCACGGTGGAAGAAAGCCGTTCAGAAATCTATGAACTGGGAGACCACAGagctgccatctaatggaaatG GTGAAAACAGCATCTTCAGCAGTGTCCCACTGGGCTTCTACATCATGGGCAGCATGCTGATGCTGATTGGAGCCAATTACATTGCAG GTCACAACTAG
- the gk gene encoding glycerol kinase isoform X2, protein MIGTMAGSSHRVMLGPLVAAIDQGTSSTRFLVFNSKTAELLSHHQVEIKQSFPKEGWVEEDPKEILQSVYECMERTCEKLTQLNIDISNIKAIGVTNQRETTVVWDKETGEPLYNAIVWLDLRTQSTVESLISKTPGRNKNHLKHKTGLPISTYFSAVKLRWLMDNVDEVHKAVLSHRAMFGTVDSWLIWCLTGGKLGGVHCTDVTNASRTMLFNIHTMDWDPELCKYFGIPMEILPRVRSSSEIYGLMKSGALSGIPISGCLGDQSAALVGQMCFQDGQAKNTYGTGCFLLRNTGPKPVMSDHGLLTTVAYKLGRDKPACYALEGSVAIAGAVVRWLQDNLGIIGSSEELEKLAASVGTSYGCYFVPAFSGLYAPYWEPSARGVICGLTQFTNKSHLAFAALEAVCFQTREILDAMNQDSGIPLTQLQVDGGMTSNRLLMQLQADILCIPVVKPSMPETTALGAAMAAGAAEGLSVWSLNPDDLSEVTSEKFDPQINPEESEFRYARWKKAVQKSMNWETTELPSNGNGENSIFSSVPLGFYIMGSMLMLIGANYIAGHN, encoded by the exons ATGATCGGCACCATGGCTGGGTCCTCACACCGCGTAATGCTCGGACCGCTGGTTGCTGCCATCGACCAGGGCACCAGCTCCACACGGTTCTTG GTGTTCAATTCCAAAACGGCAGAACTCCTCAGCCACCACCAGGTGGAAATCAAACAGAGCTTCCCCAAAGAAGG ATGGGTAGAGGAGGACCCAAAAGAAATCTTGCAGTCTGTGTATGAGTGCATGGAGCGCACATGTGAAAAGCTCACGCAACTCAACATTGACATCTCAAATATTAAAG CAATTGGAGTGACCAACCAAAGAGAAACAACAGTTGTTTGGGACAAAGAAACAGGAGAGCCCCTGTACAATGCAATag TTTGGCTTGACCTGCGGACTCAGTCAACAGTTGAGAGTCTGATCAGCAAAACACCAGGGAGGAACAAAAACCACTTGAAG CATAAAACGGGCCTCCCCATCAGCACTTATTTCAGTGCAGTGAAACTTCGATGGTTGATGGACAATGTGGATGAAGTTCACAAAGCTGTGCTTTCTCACCGCGCCATGTTTGGCACTGTGGATTCTTGGCTCATTTGG TGTTTAACCGGAGGCAAGTTAGGAGGGGTCCACTGCACAGATGTGACCAACGCCAGTAGAACCATGTTGTTCAATATTCACACCATGGACTgggacccagagctctgcaa ATATTTTGGTATTCCAATGGAGATTCTCCCCCGAGTGAGAAGTTCTTCAGAAATCTATGGCCTCATG AAATCAGGAGCGCTCTCTGGTATTCCCATTTCAGGG TGTCTTGGGGATCAGTCAGCAGCATTGGTTGGACAGATGTGCTTCCAGGATGGGCAAGCTAAAAACAC tTATGGAACGGGCTGCTTTTTGCTGCGCAACACTGGACCCAAG CCAGTAATGTCTGACCATGGGCTTCTGACCACCGTGGCCTACAAACTGGGTCGAGACAAACCCGCCTGCTATGCATTAGAG GGTTCTGTGGCCATAGCAGGAGCTGTGGTCCGTTGGCTGCAGGACAATCTTGGCATTATTGGCTCTTCCGAAGAGCTTG AGAAGTTGGCCGCATCTGTTGGGACATCCTATGGGTGTTACTTTGTTCCTGCCTTTTCGGGCCTTTATGCACCGTACTGGGAGCCCAGCGCGAGAGG GGTCATTTGTGGGTTAACACAGTTCACCAATAAGAGTCACCTTGCATTTGCTGCACTAGAAGCAGTCTGCTTTCAAACACGGGAG ATCTTggacgccatgaatcaggacAGCGGCATCCCACTCACTCAGCTGCAGGTGGATGGAGGAATGACGTCCAACAGGCTGCTGATGCAGCTGCAGGCGGACATTCTCTGCATCCCTGTTG TGAAGCCATCCATGCCAGAGACCACCGCTCTGGGGGCAGCGATGGCGGCCGGTGCAGCAGAGGGGCTGAGCGTGTGGAGTCTGAACCCGGACGACCTGAGTGAAGTGACGTCGGAGAAGTTTGATCCGCAGATCAACCCTGAAG AGAGTGAGTTCCGATATGCACGGTGGAAGAAAGCCGTTCAGAAATCTATGAACTGGGAGACCACAGagctgccatctaatggaaatG GTGAAAACAGCATCTTCAGCAGTGTCCCACTGGGCTTCTACATCATGGGCAGCATGCTGATGCTGATTGGAGCCAATTACATTGCAG GTCACAACTAG